The following is a genomic window from Motilibacter rhizosphaerae.
GTCTATGCGCAGCAGGGGTTCTTGTGACCCGTACGGCGAGATGAACTGCCTGTGTACGAGGGGTTTCTGCAGCACCGCATGTTCTCCGGAAACGCCCAAGAGGGGGCGGGGCCGACGGCCCCACCCCCTCCTGCAGCGGCGGTCCCTCGGGAGAGACTGCCGCTGGCCGAGCGATCAGCTGCCGGCGACCGTGAAGGTCACGACACCGGTGTACTTGCCGGGGTGCGTCGAGGTGGGAGCCTCGAGCGTCAGCGTGCCGTCCAGCTTGACCGTGCCCGCACCCTTGGCGGCGTGCGCGATCGGGTGGGCCTGGCCGCCGAGACCCGCGGTGCCCGTGGTGCCGGGCGCGACGGGGAGGGCGGGGACGGCGTTCGCCGAGACCGTGACGGGGTTCGACGCGTTCAGCGCGTTGCCGGCCAGGTAGGTCGGCGCCAGGTCGGTGAGGCCGACGTTCTGCCCGCTGATCGTGTCGTTCACGTCCGACCCGCCGTTGGCGAGGTCGCCGGCCTGGGCGGACAGCGTCCAGGGGAGGTCACCCGCGCGGGTGTCGACGACCTGGATGTTCTGGAACGGCGCCGAGGCGGAGAACTTCGTGCCGTTCGGGTCGATCGCCAGCGTGCCGAGGTCCAGCGGGCTGCTGGCGGTGTACGGCGTGCTGATGACGATCGTGCCGGCCGGGATCGTGCCCGTGATGGTCTGGACGTCGGGGGTGAACTGCGCCGCGGCGACCGAGACCGGGACGACCGCGGACTGCGAGGCGACGTAGTCCGTGGGGTCGGCCGGGGTGAACTTCGCCTGCAGCGAGTGGTCACCGGCCGCGAAGGTCGGCTGGAACGTCGCCGTGCCGCCGACGACGCTCGTGCTGCCGATCTGCGTGGTGCCGTCGAACAGCTGGACGGAGCCCACAGCACCGGCCGGCGTCACCGCGGCGCTGATGGTCGTGGGCGAGCCCGCGCTGATGTTGTTCGGGACCGTCAGGGAGACCTGCGTCGCCGCAGCTGCCCCCTTGGCCACCGAGTACGCCACGACCGGGGACGTGGACGTGTTGAACGCGGTGTCGCCGGAGTAGACCGCCTTGTAGCTGTAGGCGCCCTGGCCGACCCCGTTCACCGTGAGGCTCGCGGAGCCGGCGGCGACCGCCACCGTGCCGAGGCTGGTCGAGCCGTTGAAGAACTCCACGGTGCCCGAGGGCGAGCCGCCGGAGCCCGCGACGGTCGCCGTCAGGGTGACGTTGACCGGCGCCTGCTGGCCGCTGGCCGGCGTGACCGCGAGGGCGGTGGTGCTGTCGGTCTTCGGCGCCGCCGAGACCGTCGCCTGGCCGCCGGCGATGTCGAGGCCCTGGGTGAAGGTCCCGAGGATCCCGGAGAAGTCGTCGAGGCAGGCGAACTCGAGCACGTAGTGGCCGTCGACGAGGCCGGAGGCCCCACCGAGGACCGTGGCCGTGTCGAGGTAGCTGTTGCCGGCCTTGATGGTCATCGACTTCGTGGCGGAGAAGCCGAGGTTGTTGGTGCCGAGGATCGGGGCACCGTCGTCGGGCAGGCCGGGGCCGAAGAAGAGGCCCTCGTACTGCGAAGCGCCGGGCTGGTCGCAGCCCTTGCTGGTGACGAACGTCGGGATGGTCGTGCCGACCGGGCCGTTGCCGCCGGTGATGGACAGCGCGGCGCCGTTGGCGGGGAGCGTGCCGAGGGCGAAGGCCGGCGTCGCGACGAGGCCGCTGGCGACGATCGCCGCGCCCCCCGTCAGGGAGGCGGCGAGCGCCTTGTTGATCTTCACGCGAGGAACTCCTTGTTTTTCGTCAGCGAAGAACGAGAGGGGGGAGGAGGTTCAGCTGCCGCGGGGCAGGCTCAGTTGCTGCCGCAGCTGGCGGTGGGGAGGAAGCCCTGGCGACCGATCGAGGCGGTCTGCGCGCAGACCAGCGAGTTCGGGCCCTTGAAGACCTGCTGCAGCAGCGCGTCGTCGGGCGAGCTGCTGTTGAGGCGCGCGGTGGAGACCACGTTGTAGACGGTGCGGACGCCGGCGCCGGCACCGTTCGAGGCCAGTCCGGGGATGCTGTTGATCGCGCCGAGCGCCGAGACGCCGTGCACGTCGGAGATGACGCCCGCGGTCTGCGCGGCCCACTGGGAGGACGAGTACGGCATGACCGCGAACTTGTCGGTGCCCAGGCTGGTGCCGTCGTTCTCCTGGATCTTGTCGTTGATGCAGGCGGGGAGCGCCGCGTCGGTGATGCCCATGAGGTTCTCCCAGACCGAGCGCGAGCCCGAGCCGGCCTGCGGGAGCAGCGGGTGGATCGTCGGCACCTTGCACTGGTAGATCGACTGCAGCTGCGCCAGCGTGAACTTCTTCGACAGACCGGAGTCCGAGCGCACGGCGTACGTCAGCGTGTCGACCGCGAGCGCGAGCTTCGTCTGGTCGGCCTTGGTGCTGCCGGAGGACGAGCGGGCGA
Proteins encoded in this region:
- a CDS encoding Ig-like domain-containing protein, with protein sequence MKINKALAASLTGGAAIVASGLVATPAFALGTLPANGAALSITGGNGPVGTTIPTFVTSKGCDQPGASQYEGLFFGPGLPDDGAPILGTNNLGFSATKSMTIKAGNSYLDTATVLGGASGLVDGHYVLEFACLDDFSGILGTFTQGLDIAGGQATVSAAPKTDSTTALAVTPASGQQAPVNVTLTATVAGSGGSPSGTVEFFNGSTSLGTVAVAAGSASLTVNGVGQGAYSYKAVYSGDTAFNTSTSPVVAYSVAKGAAAATQVSLTVPNNISAGSPTTISAAVTPAGAVGSVQLFDGTTQIGSTSVVGGTATFQPTFAAGDHSLQAKFTPADPTDYVASQSAVVPVSVAAAQFTPDVQTITGTIPAGTIVISTPYTASSPLDLGTLAIDPNGTKFSASAPFQNIQVVDTRAGDLPWTLSAQAGDLANGGSDVNDTISGQNVGLTDLAPTYLAGNALNASNPVTVSANAVPALPVAPGTTGTAGLGGQAHPIAHAAKGAGTVKLDGTLTLEAPTSTHPGKYTGVVTFTVAGS